In Candidatus Pelagibacter sp. RS39, the following proteins share a genomic window:
- the hisE gene encoding phosphoribosyl-ATP diphosphatase, giving the protein MLNTLESLFNLARERKKTPVDGSYTNKLLSDKSLSKEKILEEINELIEAVEKNSNKIHEAADVFYHLIMYLEANDVKIEDVMEELNKRKK; this is encoded by the coding sequence ATGCTTAATACTTTAGAAAGCTTATTTAATCTTGCAAGAGAGCGGAAAAAAACTCCAGTAGATGGTTCTTACACTAATAAATTACTTAGCGATAAATCATTGAGCAAAGAAAAGATCCTAGAGGAAATCAATGAACTTATTGAGGCAGTAGAAAAAAATTCAAATAAAATTCATGAAGCAGCTGATGTTTTTTATCATTTGATAATGTATCTAGAAGCAAATGATGTGAAAATTGAGGATGTAATGGAAGAACTCAATAAAAGAAAAAAATGA
- the coaE gene encoding dephospho-CoA kinase (Dephospho-CoA kinase (CoaE) performs the final step in coenzyme A biosynthesis.) translates to MKRIGILGDIGSGKSYIAKCFGFPVFNADLEVAKIYKENKKVFQKLKKELPLYFDSFPIKKKEIIDAILSNKRNLKKIIKIVHYEVRKKMNNFLKRNKDKKIVVLDIPLLLENKINKKNDILIFVESKKSETFRRLKKRKNFNMKILNNFQKIQLSLDLKRKKSQFIIKNNFKKNSVKTRVKEIIENLI, encoded by the coding sequence ATGAAAAGAATAGGTATTTTAGGCGATATAGGATCTGGTAAATCTTATATAGCTAAATGTTTTGGTTTTCCTGTATTTAATGCAGATTTAGAAGTTGCAAAAATCTATAAAGAAAACAAAAAGGTTTTTCAAAAATTAAAAAAAGAACTTCCGCTTTATTTCGATTCTTTTCCGATTAAAAAAAAAGAAATTATTGATGCAATTCTATCTAACAAGAGGAATTTAAAAAAGATTATTAAGATTGTTCATTATGAAGTTAGAAAAAAAATGAATAATTTTTTAAAAAGAAACAAAGATAAGAAAATTGTAGTCTTAGATATTCCTCTTTTATTGGAAAATAAGATTAATAAAAAAAACGATATATTGATTTTTGTTGAGTCTAAGAAATCAGAAACCTTCAGAAGATTAAAGAAAAGGAAAAATTTCAACATGAAAATACTAAATAATTTTCAAAAGATTCAACTTTCACTTGATTTAAAAAGAAAGAAGTCTCAATTTATAATAAAGAACAATTTTAAGAAAAATTCTGTTAAAACAAGAGTAAAAGAGATTATAGAAAATTTAATATGA
- the hslU gene encoding ATP-dependent protease ATPase subunit HslU, translating into MDKSNVTQLHPKGDQQKEEASLVSSLSPREIVSELDRFVVGQNKAKRAVAVALRNRWRRQALKGEMRNEVLPKNILMIGPTGVGKTEISRRLSKLAEAPFVKVEATRFTEVGYVGRDVEQIVRDLIEIAISMEKVKKRKEVYAKAQKLAEEKVLDALVGKKASTATRESFRKRLRDGDLDNNEIEIAVSGSGGNSTSFEIPGMPGANVGMINIGEMLGKSMGKQEKKKKMTVKESHEILINDESDKLIEQDKIIKAAKISTENNGIVFLDEIDKISGRTDRVGGDVSREGVQRDLLPLIEGTTVNTKYGPIKTDHILFIASGAFQLAKPSDLLPELQGRLPIRVELEALSSEDFKRILKEPDFSLIKQYVALLKTENVELEFTEDGIDAIANIASEVNATVENIGARRLHTIIEKILDEISFTATDRSGEKISINKEYINKNLDNLVKDTDLSKFIL; encoded by the coding sequence ATGGATAAATCAAACGTAACTCAATTACATCCTAAAGGAGATCAACAAAAAGAGGAAGCTTCATTGGTTAGCTCCTTGTCACCAAGAGAAATTGTTTCCGAATTAGACAGGTTTGTTGTCGGTCAAAATAAAGCTAAAAGAGCAGTTGCTGTTGCTTTGCGAAACAGATGGAGAAGACAAGCTTTAAAAGGTGAAATGAGAAATGAAGTTTTACCTAAAAATATTTTAATGATTGGTCCAACGGGTGTTGGAAAAACAGAGATTTCAAGAAGACTTTCAAAACTAGCAGAAGCTCCTTTTGTAAAAGTTGAAGCAACTAGATTTACTGAGGTGGGTTATGTTGGAAGAGATGTAGAACAAATTGTCAGGGATTTAATTGAAATAGCAATTTCAATGGAAAAAGTTAAAAAAAGAAAAGAGGTCTACGCAAAAGCTCAAAAATTAGCTGAGGAAAAAGTATTAGACGCTTTAGTTGGTAAAAAAGCAAGTACGGCTACAAGAGAAAGTTTTAGAAAAAGACTTAGAGATGGTGATCTAGATAATAACGAGATAGAAATAGCTGTTAGTGGAAGTGGTGGTAATAGTACATCATTTGAAATTCCTGGAATGCCTGGTGCTAATGTAGGAATGATTAATATTGGAGAGATGCTTGGAAAGTCTATGGGCAAGCAGGAAAAAAAGAAAAAAATGACAGTAAAAGAATCTCATGAAATTTTGATAAATGACGAGTCTGATAAATTAATTGAACAAGATAAAATAATTAAAGCTGCAAAAATCTCCACAGAAAACAATGGGATAGTTTTCTTAGATGAAATAGACAAAATTTCTGGAAGAACAGACAGGGTTGGTGGAGATGTATCTAGAGAAGGTGTGCAGAGAGATTTATTACCTTTAATTGAGGGAACAACGGTTAATACAAAATATGGACCTATTAAAACTGACCATATATTATTTATAGCATCTGGTGCTTTTCAATTAGCCAAGCCTTCTGATTTACTTCCTGAGTTACAAGGTAGACTACCAATCAGAGTTGAGCTAGAGGCTTTATCAAGTGAGGATTTCAAAAGAATTCTTAAAGAACCAGATTTTAGTTTAATTAAACAGTATGTGGCTTTATTAAAAACTGAAAATGTTGAACTCGAGTTTACTGAAGATGGAATTGATGCAATCGCTAATATTGCTTCCGAGGTAAATGCAACTGTTGAGAATATAGGTGCTAGAAGATTACATACAATAATAGAGAAAATTCTTGATGAAATTAGTTTCACTGCAACTGACAGATCTGGTGAAAAAATCTCAATAAATAAAGAATATATAAACAAAAATCTTGATAATCTTGTCAAAGATACAGATCTATCAAAATTTATTTTATAA
- the hisA gene encoding 1-(5-phosphoribosyl)-5-[(5-phosphoribosylamino)methylideneamino]imidazole-4-carboxamide isomerase: MKIFPAIDIKDKKCVRLVKGDFDNKTEYEMSPVDQAGKFKDHGFKNLHIVDLDGALNGETVNLDIIQDIVGKYNLKVEVGGGIRSIDSIQKYIDVGVEKVILGSAAIKDKNFLKESCEKFQDHIALGLDAKDGYLSVSGWKENSNQLTLEFLKEVNDYGVSRLIYTDIDRDGMKQSPNFEETSKVAEMSKCPVIISGGVSSIDDIKKAKKLENVEGIIVGKAIYDGDIGLKELVKEDA, translated from the coding sequence ATGAAAATATTTCCAGCTATAGATATTAAAGACAAAAAGTGTGTAAGATTAGTTAAAGGAGATTTTGATAATAAAACTGAATATGAAATGTCTCCAGTTGATCAAGCAGGAAAATTTAAAGATCATGGATTTAAAAATTTACACATAGTTGATTTAGATGGTGCTTTAAATGGTGAAACAGTAAATTTAGATATTATTCAGGATATAGTTGGTAAATATAATTTAAAAGTTGAAGTAGGTGGTGGTATTAGAAGTATTGATAGTATTCAAAAATATATTGATGTTGGTGTTGAGAAAGTAATTTTGGGGAGCGCTGCTATTAAAGACAAAAATTTTTTAAAAGAATCATGTGAAAAATTTCAAGATCATATTGCCTTAGGTTTAGATGCCAAAGATGGATATTTGTCAGTATCTGGATGGAAAGAAAATTCTAACCAACTGACTTTAGAGTTTTTAAAAGAAGTCAACGACTATGGTGTTAGTAGATTGATTTATACTGATATAGATAGAGATGGTATGAAACAAAGCCCAAATTTTGAGGAAACATCAAAAGTTGCAGAAATGTCGAAATGTCCAGTGATTATATCTGGCGGAGTTTCATCAATAGATGATATCAAGAAAGCAAAGAAGTTAGAAAATGTTGAGGGTATAATCGTTGGTAAAGCTATTTATGATGGTGATATAGGATTAAAAGAATTAGTAAAAGAAGATGCTTAA
- the hslV gene encoding ATP-dependent protease subunit HslV, which translates to MTTIVLVRKNNEVVVAGDGQVSMGNTVVKSTASKVRKIEKRDVVAGFAGSTADALTLFERLEGKLEKHAGNLSRAAVELAKDWRTDKYLRRLEALMAVGDKNNSYIISGTGDVLEPEGDVIGIGSGGNYALAAGKVLMESNISAEEVAKKAIKVAADICVFTNENVKVEKI; encoded by the coding sequence ATGACAACGATTGTGTTAGTTAGAAAAAACAACGAAGTGGTAGTAGCTGGTGACGGGCAAGTAAGTATGGGCAATACTGTAGTAAAAAGCACTGCCTCAAAAGTCAGAAAAATTGAAAAGAGAGATGTTGTAGCTGGTTTTGCTGGATCAACAGCTGATGCTTTAACATTGTTTGAGAGATTAGAGGGAAAATTAGAAAAGCATGCAGGTAATTTATCTAGAGCTGCTGTCGAATTAGCTAAAGATTGGAGAACTGATAAATATCTAAGAAGATTAGAAGCACTAATGGCTGTAGGTGACAAGAACAATAGTTATATAATTTCAGGTACTGGTGACGTTCTAGAGCCTGAAGGAGATGTTATTGGTATTGGCTCTGGTGGTAATTATGCTTTAGCTGCAGGAAAAGTCTTAATGGAAAGTAATATTTCAGCAGAAGAAGTTGCAAAAAAAGCTATAAAAGTTGCAGCCGATATCTGCGTATTTACAAATGAAAATGTCAAAGTTGAAAAAATATAA
- the dnaQ gene encoding DNA polymerase III subunit epsilon: MREIVLDTETTGISVKEGHRIVEIGCIELDNLIPTKNKFHCYLNPERKVSEKAFEVHGYSDSFLSDKMKFKEVADDFLKFIKDKRLIIHNAEFDLSHLNNELKILGKEKIDNEIVDTLLLARNKFPGSQISLDALCKRYRIDNSKRVQHTALIDCDLLAKVYINLIDQKEPTLDFKNKEEEVSKLNTEKVIYSKKVIKPSPEELKNHQIYLKTSLKKNFY; the protein is encoded by the coding sequence ATGAGGGAGATTGTTTTAGACACAGAGACAACTGGTATTTCAGTTAAAGAGGGACACAGGATTGTAGAAATCGGATGTATTGAATTAGATAATTTAATACCAACAAAAAATAAGTTTCACTGCTACTTAAATCCAGAAAGAAAAGTTTCTGAAAAAGCTTTTGAAGTACATGGATACTCAGATAGTTTTTTATCTGATAAAATGAAATTTAAAGAAGTAGCTGATGATTTTCTTAAATTTATTAAAGATAAAAGATTGATAATTCATAACGCAGAATTTGATTTATCTCATTTAAATAATGAACTTAAAATTCTTGGAAAAGAAAAAATTGATAATGAGATAGTAGACACGCTATTGTTAGCTAGAAATAAATTTCCAGGCTCCCAAATTAGTTTGGATGCTTTATGTAAAAGATATAGGATAGATAATTCCAAAAGGGTCCAACATACTGCGCTTATCGACTGTGATTTGCTAGCTAAAGTTTATATAAATTTGATAGACCAAAAAGAACCAACTTTAGATTTTAAAAATAAAGAGGAAGAGGTTTCAAAATTAAATACTGAAAAAGTTATCTACTCTAAAAAGGTTATTAAACCGTCGCCTGAAGAGCTTAAAAATCATCAAATTTATCTTAAGACTTCTCTTAAAAAAAACTTTTATTAA
- a CDS encoding protein-export chaperone SecB encodes MTEKFKILAKYIKDMSSETPDVETYISAGNNMGKYQLDIDIKSIALKNKMIEVNITLKFQHKDTQVKKSHFEIVYAAAVKIDETIKEKKDLEKIVLCDVPNSVYPDLEKSFLDMMHNSGYPNIKLEKKIDFTKLYLERFN; translated from the coding sequence ATGACAGAAAAATTTAAAATTTTAGCAAAATACATAAAAGATATGTCTAGTGAAACACCAGATGTTGAAACTTACATATCCGCAGGAAATAACATGGGTAAATATCAATTAGATATCGATATCAAATCAATAGCCCTTAAAAATAAAATGATCGAGGTAAATATAACATTAAAATTTCAACACAAAGATACACAAGTTAAAAAATCTCATTTTGAGATTGTTTACGCAGCAGCGGTAAAAATTGATGAAACCATTAAAGAAAAAAAAGATCTAGAAAAAATTGTTCTATGTGATGTTCCTAATTCAGTTTATCCAGATTTAGAAAAATCATTTTTAGATATGATGCATAATTCTGGATATCCTAACATCAAATTAGAAAAAAAGATTGATTTTACAAAACTTTATTTAGAAAGATTTAATTAA
- a CDS encoding FxsA family protein, protein MNTVLLAVILIPIVEIYLFIKIGSQIGAFTTIFLVFFTAVVGVYYARYEGINTLRSGMTQIIKNQIPAHELISGAAIAFAAVLLIIPGFATDLVGFLLIIPITRRLILGRLNKKFENKETKKSNFIEGEFEDIEDDNDRKI, encoded by the coding sequence ATGAACACAGTACTTTTAGCTGTTATTTTAATCCCAATTGTAGAGATTTACCTTTTTATAAAAATCGGGTCTCAAATAGGTGCTTTTACTACTATATTTCTGGTATTTTTTACTGCAGTTGTGGGAGTGTACTATGCCAGATACGAAGGAATTAACACTCTAAGGTCTGGAATGACACAAATAATTAAAAATCAAATTCCCGCCCACGAATTAATTTCTGGTGCAGCGATAGCATTTGCAGCTGTTCTGTTGATCATACCAGGATTTGCAACTGACTTGGTTGGCTTTCTTTTAATCATCCCAATAACACGAAGGTTAATATTAGGAAGATTAAACAAAAAATTTGAAAATAAAGAGACGAAAAAAAGTAATTTTATTGAGGGAGAATTTGAAGATATAGAAGATGACAATGACAGAAAAATTTAA
- a CDS encoding GNAT family N-acetyltransferase codes for MSTKVERNYLEINSLKDLKKSKFSPEDCLIDLSDPADFQINKFFYKSIGKEHRWTDRLVWTDKQWIEYISDQKVKTYILKKANDMAGYFELIFHEEKKETEIAYLGLLKEYQNKKLGSFLLTSAIKNSFSENTNRVWVHTCSLDHKNALNNYISRGMRIYKTESISI; via the coding sequence GTGAGCACTAAAGTTGAAAGAAATTACTTAGAAATCAATTCACTTAAAGACTTAAAAAAATCTAAATTCTCTCCAGAAGACTGTTTAATTGATCTTAGTGATCCAGCAGATTTTCAAATAAATAAGTTTTTCTATAAAAGTATTGGCAAAGAACATCGATGGACAGATCGGTTAGTTTGGACAGATAAACAATGGATCGAATATATTTCTGATCAAAAGGTAAAAACTTATATTCTTAAAAAAGCTAACGATATGGCTGGGTATTTTGAACTTATTTTCCATGAGGAAAAAAAAGAGACAGAAATTGCTTATCTTGGTTTACTCAAAGAATATCAAAATAAAAAATTAGGCTCTTTCCTTTTAACATCAGCTATAAAAAATTCTTTTTCTGAAAATACTAATAGAGTTTGGGTACACACTTGCTCTTTAGACCATAAAAATGCATTAAATAATTATATTTCAAGGGGCATGAGAATTTATAAAACGGAGTCTATTTCGATTTAA
- the hisF gene encoding imidazole glycerol phosphate synthase subunit HisF, which yields MLKNRIIPCLDVKNGRVVKGINFVDLKDAGDPVEQAKIYSDGGADEICFLDITASNENRNTIYDVVEKTSKKCFVPLTVGGGVRTVEDINKLLNCGADKVSINTAAVENSKVVVDSSKKFGSQCIVVAIDAKKNGDKWEVFTHGGRNNSGIDALEYAEQMEKNGAGELLVTSMDRDGTQVGYDIDLMSKISSKVNIPVIASGGVGNLDHLVDGIKLGKASAVLAASIFHYGKYSVKEAKDYLDSKGIPVRI from the coding sequence ATGCTTAAAAATAGAATAATACCTTGTTTAGATGTAAAAAATGGTCGTGTTGTTAAGGGTATTAACTTTGTTGATCTAAAAGATGCGGGTGATCCTGTAGAACAAGCCAAAATTTATAGCGATGGTGGAGCAGACGAAATTTGCTTTTTAGATATTACTGCCTCAAATGAAAATAGAAATACTATTTATGATGTAGTCGAGAAAACTTCAAAAAAATGTTTTGTACCACTAACTGTAGGAGGTGGTGTTAGAACTGTTGAAGATATTAACAAATTACTTAATTGTGGGGCTGATAAAGTTTCCATTAACACTGCGGCAGTTGAAAATTCAAAAGTAGTTGTAGATAGTTCAAAAAAATTTGGGTCTCAATGTATTGTAGTTGCAATCGATGCTAAAAAAAATGGAGATAAGTGGGAAGTGTTTACTCACGGAGGAAGAAATAATAGTGGTATTGATGCATTGGAGTATGCTGAGCAAATGGAAAAAAATGGTGCAGGGGAATTATTAGTAACTTCTATGGACAGAGATGGAACTCAAGTAGGTTATGATATTGATCTAATGTCAAAAATTTCATCTAAAGTAAATATTCCAGTTATTGCATCTGGCGGCGTGGGAAATTTAGATCACCTAGTGGATGGAATTAAATTAGGTAAAGCGAGTGCAGTTTTGGCAGCTTCAATATTTCACTATGGAAAATACTCGGTAAAAGAAGCCAAGGATTATTTGGACTCAAAAGGAATACCTGTTAGAATTTAA
- the hisH gene encoding imidazole glycerol phosphate synthase subunit HisH has product MNVTIVDYKSGNISSVINSFKEVAKDKVTIEVTSDLNKIKSSDKVVLPGQGSFKSCVDALNKIKGLTDTLNEFAITNKKPLLGICVGLQMFADVGYEETETKGLGWISGKVSKIDNQNGIFKLPHIGWNQINIVKDSKIFKDIENNSHMYFVHSYEFVPNDKKVISATTDYSSNIVCSVEKENIFGTQFHPEKSDKIGLKIISNFINL; this is encoded by the coding sequence ATGAACGTCACAATTGTTGATTATAAATCGGGCAATATAAGCTCGGTAATAAACTCTTTTAAAGAAGTTGCAAAAGATAAAGTAACTATCGAGGTTACCTCAGATTTGAATAAGATAAAATCAAGTGACAAAGTAGTTTTACCAGGGCAGGGCTCATTTAAAAGTTGTGTAGATGCCTTGAATAAAATTAAAGGTCTCACAGATACTTTAAATGAATTTGCAATAACTAATAAAAAACCTCTACTTGGAATTTGTGTTGGTTTGCAGATGTTTGCAGATGTTGGTTATGAAGAAACTGAAACTAAAGGCTTAGGATGGATTTCAGGAAAAGTTTCAAAAATAGATAATCAAAATGGAATATTTAAACTTCCTCATATCGGTTGGAATCAAATCAATATTGTCAAAGATAGTAAAATTTTTAAAGATATAGAAAATAATTCTCATATGTATTTTGTTCATAGTTATGAATTTGTACCAAATGATAAAAAAGTGATTTCAGCTACAACAGATTATTCATCAAATATTGTTTGTTCTGTTGAAAAAGAAAATATCTTTGGAACCCAATTTCACCCCGAAAAGAGCGATAAGATAGGACTTAAAATAATTAGTAATTTTATAAACTTATAA
- a CDS encoding Tim44/TimA family putative adaptor protein, with amino-acid sequence MNYSFEYIDIILLAMIAGFIFLRLRGILGKRTGFEGKASPQFEEIMKNINPEMKINKKNDFDENAKKDFLKGAKIAYETIITDFGDSDNKLTTSKPLLSNKIYDQFNTALKERGKRGHLAEITFIGVNSANIKEHKFLGKILQVTVEFVGEVITCIRDKDKKIVSGDPEKIKKIYDTWVFSRDTSTNNPNWQLVDTLS; translated from the coding sequence ATGAATTATAGTTTTGAATATATAGATATTATTTTATTGGCAATGATTGCTGGTTTCATCTTTTTAAGACTCAGAGGAATCCTAGGAAAAAGAACAGGTTTTGAGGGAAAAGCTTCACCTCAGTTTGAGGAAATTATGAAAAATATAAATCCTGAAATGAAGATAAACAAAAAAAATGATTTCGATGAAAATGCCAAAAAAGACTTCTTAAAGGGTGCTAAAATAGCATACGAAACGATCATTACAGACTTTGGTGATAGTGACAACAAACTGACTACAAGCAAACCTTTGTTAAGCAATAAAATTTATGATCAATTTAACACGGCGCTTAAAGAAAGAGGTAAAAGAGGCCATCTTGCAGAAATTACTTTTATTGGAGTAAATTCTGCAAACATTAAAGAGCATAAGTTTTTAGGAAAAATTTTACAGGTAACCGTAGAATTTGTAGGTGAAGTAATAACTTGTATCAGGGATAAAGATAAAAAAATTGTTTCTGGAGACCCAGAAAAAATTAAGAAGATTTATGATACTTGGGTATTTTCAAGAGATACAAGTACTAATAATCCAAATTGGCAGTTAGTAGATACTCTTTCCTAA
- a CDS encoding Smr/MutS family protein, whose translation MNSNISDKDKKDWKDFLEKKERLPNKDLEKKENKFHITKSLDLHGYTLDEANKKVESFITDCFDQKVSKVIIVTGKGLHSQNDKDPYISKKFGILKNSVPDFIKNNSSLMKKIKTITDAEIEDGGSGAFYIFLKKKL comes from the coding sequence TTGAACAGTAATATTTCAGATAAAGACAAAAAAGATTGGAAAGACTTTCTAGAAAAGAAAGAGAGATTACCAAATAAAGATTTAGAAAAAAAAGAGAATAAATTTCATATTACTAAATCATTAGATCTTCATGGTTACACACTTGATGAAGCAAACAAAAAAGTTGAAAGTTTTATAACTGATTGTTTTGATCAAAAGGTATCTAAAGTTATAATAGTTACAGGTAAAGGACTACATTCTCAAAATGATAAAGACCCATATATTTCAAAGAAATTTGGTATTTTAAAAAATTCTGTTCCTGATTTTATTAAAAATAATTCTAGCTTAATGAAAAAAATAAAAACTATAACTGATGCCGAAATTGAAGATGGTGGCAGTGGGGCTTTTTATATTTTTTTAAAAAAGAAATTATAA
- a CDS encoding histidine triad nucleotide-binding protein, giving the protein MSYDDNNIFAKILRGEIPCKKIYEDDHVLSFHDINPQKKIHALVIPKGKYIDFDDFSQKASPEEMVGLLKGISLVAKKLGISVDTGKGYRALANISEHGGQEVPHLHFHLFGGEKVGKMVE; this is encoded by the coding sequence ATGAGTTACGATGATAATAATATATTTGCTAAAATCTTAAGAGGGGAAATTCCCTGTAAAAAGATTTACGAGGATGATCACGTTTTATCATTTCATGATATTAACCCACAAAAAAAGATCCATGCGCTGGTCATACCTAAAGGAAAATATATTGACTTTGATGATTTTAGTCAAAAAGCTTCTCCAGAGGAAATGGTGGGTTTATTAAAGGGTATTAGTCTTGTTGCAAAAAAACTTGGTATATCAGTTGACACCGGAAAAGGTTATCGCGCTTTAGCTAATATATCTGAACACGGTGGTCAAGAAGTACCTCATTTACATTTTCACCTTTTTGGAGGTGAAAAAGTTGGAAAGATGGTGGAGTGA
- a CDS encoding LolA family protein — MMNRFIFLFLLFSIVEASANIKEKIIQNLETTNNLTFNFEQNVNGKTENGHCALSYPQKIFCKYNLKNNKILVSNGKSIVIKTNSSYYLYPLKRTPLNLILNKKFLINKIKNLDERILDKKFINFKFFEEDFEVNIFFDYNTLDLIGWQTTDIYQNLSITFLDSVKRNQKLNSNLFNLPQQN, encoded by the coding sequence ATGATGAATAGGTTTATTTTTTTATTTCTTTTATTTTCAATTGTTGAAGCTTCAGCGAACATTAAAGAAAAGATTATTCAAAACTTAGAAACCACTAATAACTTAACATTTAACTTTGAGCAAAACGTTAACGGTAAAACAGAAAATGGTCATTGTGCTCTTTCATACCCTCAAAAGATATTTTGCAAATATAATTTAAAAAATAACAAAATTTTAGTTTCCAATGGAAAATCCATAGTCATAAAAACTAATAGTAGCTATTACTTATATCCCCTTAAACGAACACCATTAAATTTAATATTAAATAAAAAATTTTTAATTAATAAAATCAAAAATTTAGATGAAAGAATCTTGGATAAAAAATTTATAAATTTTAAGTTTTTTGAAGAAGATTTTGAAGTGAATATTTTCTTTGATTATAACACTCTTGATTTGATTGGTTGGCAAACTACAGATATTTATCAAAATCTTAGTATCACTTTTTTAGATTCGGTTAAAAGAAATCAAAAATTAAATAGTAATTTATTTAATTTACCTCAACAAAATTAA
- the hisB gene encoding imidazoleglycerol-phosphate dehydratase HisB — protein sequence MKRKGKISRKTKETSISVDLNIDGKGKYKIDTGIGFLNHMLEQLSKHSSIDMSIKAKGDTHIDLHHTTEDTGIAIGEALKKALKKSVGIRRYAHAMIPMDETLSRVAIDISNRPYLIWKVNLKVEKLGEMDTELFKEWFQAFSQAAGITLHVENIYGDNSHHIIESCYKGLARSLRTALEIDPRNKKTIPSTKGSL from the coding sequence ATGAAGCGTAAAGGCAAAATAAGCCGGAAAACAAAAGAAACAAGCATTAGTGTTGATTTAAATATTGACGGTAAAGGTAAATACAAAATTGACACAGGAATAGGTTTTTTAAACCACATGCTTGAACAACTATCTAAGCATTCCTCAATAGACATGAGTATAAAAGCTAAAGGAGATACACATATTGATTTACACCACACAACTGAAGATACAGGAATTGCTATTGGTGAAGCTTTAAAAAAAGCTTTGAAAAAATCTGTTGGAATCAGAAGGTATGCTCATGCGATGATCCCAATGGATGAAACTCTATCACGTGTTGCAATTGATATTTCAAATAGACCTTATTTAATTTGGAAAGTTAATTTAAAAGTAGAAAAGCTCGGAGAGATGGATACAGAACTTTTTAAAGAATGGTTTCAAGCGTTTTCTCAAGCTGCTGGTATTACTCTACACGTTGAAAATATTTATGGGGACAATAGTCACCACATTATTGAGTCTTGCTATAAAGGATTAGCAAGGTCTCTAAGAACTGCATTAGAAATAGATCCACGGAATAAAAAAACTATTCCCTCTACAAAAGGTTCTTTATAA